The nucleotide sequence AGGCCCACCCGGTCGTTCCGGGCATGGCGACGATGGTCGACACGCAGGGCATGATCGGGGCGTCGGTGGTGCCCCGGCTCAAGCGGCACTATCCCTACGGCGCCTTGGCGTGCCATGTGATCGGGCTGACCGGGCAGGTCAACGACGTCGAGATGCGGCGGTTGAATCTTCCCCGCGAGCAGGGCGACGACCTGGAACGCCTGCGCCGCAACTACCGCGGCGGCGACATCATCGGCAAACGCGGCGTCGAGAAGATGTGCGAAGAGGCTCTGCGGGGCAACCGCGGGTATCGAAAGCTCGACCGCCGCACCGGCGAGCCTCTCGAGGACGGCGAACCGGCCATCCCCGGCGCCGCCGTAAAACTCACCATCGACATTGACCTGCAGCGAGAGTTGACCGACCTGCTGGCCTCAACCGGAAGCAACGGCAGCATCGCCGTCGTTTCGGTGCAGACCGGGCAGGTCCTGGCGATGGTGTCGTGGCCGACCTTCGACCTTAACGAATACGGGCGCCAGTATTCCAAGCTGGTCAAGGACGACCTGAACTTTCCGCTGCACAACCGGGCGGTGACGCGCCTGTACCCTCCGGGCTCGACGCTCAAGCCGCTGTCGGGCCTGGCGGCGCTGCAACTGGGACTTGTCCAGGGCGACACGCAGTACGAGTGCCGCGGGTATCTGATCAATCCCAGTTCGTTCCGGTGCTGGATCTGGCCCTCGGCCCACATCGGTCACGGCATGCTCGACGTGGTCGGCGCGCTGCAGCACAGCTGCAACGTGTTCTTCTATCATGCCGGCGAGTTGGTGACGGCGGAGCGCCTGGTCGACTGGTATCGCCAGTGGGGCCTGGGCGACGTGGCCGGGACCGGACTGCCCGAGGAAAGCCGGGCGCAACTGCCCAGCGCGAGCTGGCTGAACCGCCATCCCGGTCCGGGTGCGGCGCGCCTGATGGGCATCGGCCAGGGACCGGTAGTGGTCACTCCAATGCACGTGGCCAACTACATGGGGGCCATCGCCCGCAGGGGTGAGTTCGTCTCGCCGTCGCTGGTGGTTGGGGGTGCCGCTCCGCAGGCGCGGCGGCGGATCGGCGTCGACGCGCGTTATATCTCGCTGATTCAGGAAGGGATGTACAAGGTAGTCAACGACTCCGACGGCACCAGCTACGATGTCTTTCACCGCTCGGTGCTGGCGGCGCCGGAGGTGGAGGTCTGCGGCAAGACGGGCACGGCCACGGTCCCGCCGCAGCGATGGCAGGGGATGAGCGTGCGCCAGGGCGACATGGCCTGGTTCGCCGGCTACGCCCCGCGCGAGAACCCGCAGATCTCCTTCGCGGTGGTGGTCGAGTACGTCGTCGGCGGCGGCAGCCGCAACGCCGGTCCGCTGGCGCGCGAACTGGTCAAGTTCTGCTGCAAGCGGGGCTACGTCAATCAGCGCCCGGCGCCCCAGGATGCCGCGGCAACCGACGGAGAGGCGCCATGACGGCTATCATCCGGCGCTATCTGCGGCTGAACATCTGGCCGATCATCGTGGCGATGGTCGCCCTGATGGCGATCGGGATCGTGGCCATCAGCGTCTCGGACCGGACGGAACTGGCCGGCAAGCAGGCGGCGTTCATGGTGGTGGGGCTGGTGGCGTTCTTCGTGATCACCCTGGTGCCGTACCCGCGGTTTGGCAAGGCCGCCTATGCCCTCTTTGGCGTCACGCTGCCGCTGCTGCTGATGATGCTGGTTCCGCGCCTGCTCAAGACCGACGCGCTGAACTGGCTGATCCCGTCGATCAATGGCGCCCGCCGCTGGATCAATTTCGGTCCGATCATGTTTCAGCCCTCGGAACTGGCCAAGCTTTCATTCATCCTGATGCTGGCGTGGTACCTGCGCTACGGCGACCACTACCGCACGCTGTCGGGGCTGATCCCGCCGTTCATCCTGGCGCTGGTGCCGATGTTCCTGATCCTCAAGGAACCGGACCTGGGCACCAGCCTGCTGCTGTTGCCGACGCTGTACTTCATGCTCTTCATGGCCGGGGCGCGCCTGCGCCACCTGCTGGGCATCATCGCCGTGGCGACCGTGCTGATGCTGCTGCCGCGGCCGGTCGACGTTTCCGGCCTGCCCGCCGCCGAGGCGTCCGACCGCCAGGCGCTGTCGTACGCGAACATGAAGTTCCAGGGGCGTCCCTACGCCGTCATGCCCGTCATGCTCTCGGTGATGGAACCGCACCAGTTGCGGCGCATTGAGGGCTGGCTGGGGCAGGGCGATCCGGACAAGGCCGGCGACGAAGGCTACCAGTTGCGCCAGTCGAAGATGATCCTGTCGGTCGGCGCGCTGTTCGGCGGCGGGGGATGGAACGAGATCAACCAGTTTTATCGCACGCTGCCCGAGCGCGAGAGCGACTTCATCTTCGCCGTTATCGGCGGGCAGTGGGGCATCGCCGGCTGCCTGACCGTGCTGCTGATGTACGCGGTAATCTTCATCTGCGGCGTCGAGATCGCTGTGGGGACCCACGACCCCTTCGGGCGACTGCTGGCGGTGGGCGTGGCCGCTCTGATGTTTTCGCAGGTGGTGGTCAATATCGCCGTCGTGATCGGCCTGATGCCCGTAACCGGCATGACGCTGCCGCTGGTCAGCTACGGCGGAACCTCGCTGGTGATCAACTGTTCTGCCCTGGGGCTGCTGGTCAACGTCGCCCAGCGCCGCCCCATCTCGCTGGCGCCGCGACCGTTCGAGCACGGCGCCAAGGAAGGCCCCGAAGCACCGTATGGCCCCATGAGCACCGGCGAACCGGAACGACGCTCTCGGAACCGCTGACCATGAGCGAACCGCCGCACATCCCGTGGCCGCTTGACTGTCCGCTCGAGGGCGCCCGCCGCCCGCAGCCGCGGACCCTGCGCCTTGCAGACGGCTACGAGACGGGCATGCTCGTCCATTCGCCGCGCGGGCCTGCGGCGGGTCCGTGCGTATTGTACCTGCACGGGATTCAGTCTCACCCGGGGTGGTTCGCCGGAAGCGCTGCGGCACTGGCCGATCATGGCTGCCGCGTCTATCAGATCGAGCGCCGCGGCAGCGGGCACAATCGCACTGATCGCGGACACGCACGCTCGGCGGGGCAGCTCCTGGCCGACCTCGACGCCGCCGCCGCCCTGATCGTGCGGGAGAACCCCGACCGCTCCCTGGCACTGGCCGGACCCAGTTGGGGTGGGAAGCTGGCGGCCGCATACTGCCTCTGGCCGCGGCGCCGCGCGGCGATCGCGTCGCTGACGATGATCGCGCCCGGAATCGCTGCCATGGTGGACGTTCCGGCGGCGACGAAACTGGCCGTGGCGCTGTGCCTGCTGGCGGCCCCGAAGGTCCGCCTGGCGATTCCGCTGGACGACGATGAGCTCTTCACCGACAACCCGGCGATGCGGGAGTACCTTCGGGCCGACACGCTGAGGCTCCGCAAGGCCAGCGCCGCCTTCATGTTTGCCAGCCGCGTGCTGGACCGCATGATCGCCCGGGCGCCCGACGGTTCGCTGAACGTTCCGTGTACGCTGCTGCTGGCGCGGCGCGAACGCGTCATCGACAACAAAGCAACATCGAAGGTCGTGACACGACTGACCGCCGATCGGGCGCAGCGGGTTGAGTTCGACGCCGCACACGTGCTGGAGTTCCAGAGCGACCCCGCCGCGTTTTACCAGGCGCTGCTGCGGGGCGTTCAATTCTCAAAGGCCTGAAACACCGGCGTATTGGGTGCCATGGCGGCCGTTTTCAAGCCGCCATGTCCCCGGCCGGCGCTGCAAACATGGCGGCTGAACAACGACCGCCATGGCACCCCAGGCGAGGGTTGTTCAGGGGCGGGCGTAGCTGGTGTTGCGCCAAATGACCTGGTTCGAGGGCAGGTGCTTTGACAGGGCCACCAGCAGGATGTACAGGCCGATGAGGTTGCCCACCGGGTACAACAGCGACATTGCCGGATGGATTTGGATCTGCTTGTAGAAGAAGTGCAGCGCGATCATCTGGCAGATGACCGCCGCGGCGGAGGCTCCCGCGGCGGCTGACCACCAGGGCGAAGCGCCGCCGGCGAGCAGGGCCCACAGCGAGCCGGCCAGGGTGAACCACGGCAGCGACCCGACGATGAACATGGCCAGCCAGGAGATGATCAGGCGGCTGACGGTGCCAAAGGTTCCGAAAAAGATACGCGTCCATCCCTGGATGGCCTGGCCGAGGGAGGCGTACATCCGCACGCGATAGAGTCCGTCGCTGGGCACGACGCGCAGCCGCAGACCGGACCCCTTGACCAGGGCGGCGATGTGCATGTCTTCGCTGATGCGGTTTCGGACGGCGTGGTGGGTGCCGATGGCGTCATACGCCGATCGGCGGATGAGCATGAACGCCCCGTTGGCATAGGCGTGGGGCTTGTGCGGGTCGTTGACATGCATCGGGTTGAACCAGATCATCATCGTGCCGGTGCAGACGGGCTGCACGACGGTATCCCAGAAGCTCAGCATGTCCAGCGTGGGCAGCACGCTGAGCAGGTCGATCTTGCCGTCGATGGCGTGCTGCACGGTCGTTGAAAGCGTGCGGGACGACTCCTGGCGGCAGTCGGCGTCGATCATGCAGATCCACTCGCCGTCGGCCTGGGCGATCGCCTGCTGCATCGCGTTGTTCTTGCCGCACCAGCCGGCGGGCAGTTCCGTGATGGTAACGACCTTCACCCGATCGTCGCCGCGCGCCACGCGGTCGATGATCGCCGCCGTGTTGTCGCTGCTGCGGTCGTTGCAGACGATCAGCTCGAAGTTGGGATAGTCCTGCGACAGCATCGTGCGCAGGCAGTTCTCGATGTAGATCTCTTCGTCCTTGGCGGCCACCACCACGCTGATCTTCGGCGGCGAAGGGGGCGGTCCCGGCGCGCGGTCGTCGATGACGAACGCCTCGGCCTTGAACCGGCGCAACTGCATGATGCGGTTGCACCAGATCAAGACCGCCAGGCCCGTCAGAATCGTCAGTATCGCGGCCAATCCCGCCATGGTCACTCCCCGATCAGGGTCAGAATCGCGCTGGGGAGGCTTTGAGGGGCCTCCGGCGCGGCCCGTGGAGAAATCATAACTGTTTTCCGCGCTGGGCGATCACGGCCGCCTGTATCACTTCGCGCAAGGACACGTGATGCGCGTCCGCGGCGGTCCGGCAGTCGGCGAACTCCGGCTGACAGGTCAGGTCGCCGGTCTCGCTGCTGCCGATCTTCACGCGGATGGGTCCGTACGGCGTCTCGACCGTCTCGTGTCGCCGCAGCAGCTTTCGGCGCCGGCACGGACGGCGGCGGATGCCCAGCGTCGTCGTTTCGGAGAATAGTATAGCCTCCATGCGGGGCACGTCGTCGTCGGAACACAAAACGCACAGCATCCAGGCCGGGCGCGACTTCTTCATCGTGATCGGCGCCGCCCAGGCGTCGTGGCATCCGGCGGCGATGAGCTTCTCCAGCGTCGCGCCGATGATCTGCCCGCTGCAGTCGTCGATGTTGGCGGCCAACTCCGTCAGCGAGTCGACTTGCCCGTCGGCGTCGCGGCGGCCGACGAACACCCTCAGCAGGTTCGCCACCGCTCCATGTTCTCGCGTTCCGGCGCCGTATCCGACCGCCTCGACGCGCATCGCGGGCATGGCGGCGCTGCGGGCCAGGGTGGTGAAGATCGCCGCCGCCGTCGGAGTGGTCATCTCGACGCCGGTCTCCTCGCGCGTCACCGCGAAGCCCTTGAGCAGCGCCGCGGTGGCCGGAGCGGGCACGGGCAAAATGCCGTGCTCGCACTCGACGGTTCCGCTGCCCAGCGGCAGCGGCCCACAGACCAGCTCGTCGATGTCCAGCGTCTCCAGCGCCAGGCACGCCCCGACGATGTCGGCAATGCTGTCGATAGCGCCGACTTCGTGAAAGTGAACGTGCTCGGGCTGCGTCTTGTGGATCGTCGCCTCGGCGACGGCCAGGCGGTTGAAGATGTCGCAGGCTCGTGCGGCCGCCCGCGGGGGCAGGCACGCCTTGGCGATGAGGTTGAGGATGTCATCCAGGTGGCGATGGTGATGGTGCTCGTGGGCACAGACCTCGACGACAAATCGCGTGCCGCCGATACCCTTGCGGGTGACGGTCTCGAAGGAGACCTTCATCGGCAGGCCCAGGTCGGCCAGCCCGTGCGTCACCGCGTCGGCGTCGGCGCCGGCGTCTACCAGCGCCGCGACGATCATGTCGCCGCCGGCGCCGCTGAAGCAGTCAAAATACGCCAGTGTCATAGGCCCTTCCTTCCCGTCGCACAGGGGCCCAGAGTGTAGAGCGGCCGGTGGGGTTTTTCAAGGCCGTCCGGAAAAGAGGGTATCGGGAATTCTCCCACGCACGGTCGGAAGTTCTTTGACAGCCGCGCCTTGACGAAGTAGATTTTCTATCGACAAGTCCGGTCGCCGTGGCCGGGATCGACCTTTCTCAACGAGAGAACAATCATGGAATACGAAGGAAGCGTTCAGACCGGCGGTGGAGTCATGGGCATGCTGTGCGTGTGCTTCATGTGGCTGCTCTACCTGGCAGTCGCTGCGGTTGTGGTTATCGGCATGTGGAAGGCCTTCGTCAAGGCCAAGAAGCCCGGCTGGGCCGCCATCATCCCGATCTACAACATCATCGTCATTCTGGAGATGGTCGGGCGACCGGTATGGTGGGTGGTTCTATTCCTGGTGCCGTGCGTGAACATCGTCATGTCGTTCATCGTCATGATCGACGTGGCCAAGAGCTTCGCCCAGAGCGCTGGCTTCGGCGTGGGTCTGGCCCTGCTGGGTCCGATCTTCTGGCCGATCCTGGGCTTCGGCAAGGCCCAGTATGTGGGTCCGGCCGTTCCGCCGACGGCGCCGCCGGCGGTCTGATGTTTTGTGTATGTTGAATCCCGCGCGCCGCATCCTCTCCGGATGCGGCGCGCGGAGTCTATTGCCCCAAGGCCATCGCGATGAAACTTGCTTGGGTCCCAGCCCGGCGCGTCGCGCCTCATAACAAGGCTGCCGTCGTGGTTGTGGCTGTCTGGGGCGTCCTGCTGCTCGCGCTGGAGCCTGTCGGAAGATTTTTTCAGATCGACACCACCATCTGCCTGCTCAGGCGACTGACCGGGCTGCCCTGTCCCGCCTGCGGCGGCACGCGGTGCTTCCTGTGCCTGCTCCAGGGCGACATCCTTGCGGCTGTGGCGTATAATCCGCTGGCGGCGGTCGCCTGCGCGTTGGCGGCAGCGGTCCTGGGGATGCGCCTGATCATGCGGCGGCAGGTGCAAGTTCAACTGCGTCCGCGTGAACGCCTGGCGGCGG is from Planctomycetaceae bacterium and encodes:
- a CDS encoding penicillin-binding transpeptidase domain-containing protein, whose amino-acid sequence is MYKFRIKCFMVLAAVVFLAIVARLVHLQGFSSEDYREQAGKMLTDVKMLSPVRGLITDRNGKVLADNLPWYELCLEYGLLSDDEAFYEKWFKRQRSRIVKEEKVSSERATTLLRQRIHATWARVYQIGLSNGMDRDAVDALIERTRRRVNAIRDAARISPVLEQYQAHPVVPGMATMVDTQGMIGASVVPRLKRHYPYGALACHVIGLTGQVNDVEMRRLNLPREQGDDLERLRRNYRGGDIIGKRGVEKMCEEALRGNRGYRKLDRRTGEPLEDGEPAIPGAAVKLTIDIDLQRELTDLLASTGSNGSIAVVSVQTGQVLAMVSWPTFDLNEYGRQYSKLVKDDLNFPLHNRAVTRLYPPGSTLKPLSGLAALQLGLVQGDTQYECRGYLINPSSFRCWIWPSAHIGHGMLDVVGALQHSCNVFFYHAGELVTAERLVDWYRQWGLGDVAGTGLPEESRAQLPSASWLNRHPGPGAARLMGIGQGPVVVTPMHVANYMGAIARRGEFVSPSLVVGGAAPQARRRIGVDARYISLIQEGMYKVVNDSDGTSYDVFHRSVLAAPEVEVCGKTGTATVPPQRWQGMSVRQGDMAWFAGYAPRENPQISFAVVVEYVVGGGSRNAGPLARELVKFCCKRGYVNQRPAPQDAAATDGEAP
- a CDS encoding FtsW/RodA/SpoVE family cell cycle protein, with protein sequence MTAIIRRYLRLNIWPIIVAMVALMAIGIVAISVSDRTELAGKQAAFMVVGLVAFFVITLVPYPRFGKAAYALFGVTLPLLLMMLVPRLLKTDALNWLIPSINGARRWINFGPIMFQPSELAKLSFILMLAWYLRYGDHYRTLSGLIPPFILALVPMFLILKEPDLGTSLLLLPTLYFMLFMAGARLRHLLGIIAVATVLMLLPRPVDVSGLPAAEASDRQALSYANMKFQGRPYAVMPVMLSVMEPHQLRRIEGWLGQGDPDKAGDEGYQLRQSKMILSVGALFGGGGWNEINQFYRTLPERESDFIFAVIGGQWGIAGCLTVLLMYAVIFICGVEIAVGTHDPFGRLLAVGVAALMFSQVVVNIAVVIGLMPVTGMTLPLVSYGGTSLVINCSALGLLVNVAQRRPISLAPRPFEHGAKEGPEAPYGPMSTGEPERRSRNR
- a CDS encoding alpha/beta fold hydrolase; its protein translation is MSEPPHIPWPLDCPLEGARRPQPRTLRLADGYETGMLVHSPRGPAAGPCVLYLHGIQSHPGWFAGSAAALADHGCRVYQIERRGSGHNRTDRGHARSAGQLLADLDAAAALIVRENPDRSLALAGPSWGGKLAAAYCLWPRRRAAIASLTMIAPGIAAMVDVPAATKLAVALCLLAAPKVRLAIPLDDDELFTDNPAMREYLRADTLRLRKASAAFMFASRVLDRMIARAPDGSLNVPCTLLLARRERVIDNKATSKVVTRLTADRAQRVEFDAAHVLEFQSDPAAFYQALLRGVQFSKA
- a CDS encoding glycosyltransferase family 2 protein; translation: MAGLAAILTILTGLAVLIWCNRIMQLRRFKAEAFVIDDRAPGPPPSPPKISVVVAAKDEEIYIENCLRTMLSQDYPNFELIVCNDRSSDNTAAIIDRVARGDDRVKVVTITELPAGWCGKNNAMQQAIAQADGEWICMIDADCRQESSRTLSTTVQHAIDGKIDLLSVLPTLDMLSFWDTVVQPVCTGTMMIWFNPMHVNDPHKPHAYANGAFMLIRRSAYDAIGTHHAVRNRISEDMHIAALVKGSGLRLRVVPSDGLYRVRMYASLGQAIQGWTRIFFGTFGTVSRLIISWLAMFIVGSLPWFTLAGSLWALLAGGASPWWSAAAGASAAAVICQMIALHFFYKQIQIHPAMSLLYPVGNLIGLYILLVALSKHLPSNQVIWRNTSYARP
- the larC gene encoding nickel pincer cofactor biosynthesis protein LarC is translated as MTLAYFDCFSGAGGDMIVAALVDAGADADAVTHGLADLGLPMKVSFETVTRKGIGGTRFVVEVCAHEHHHHRHLDDILNLIAKACLPPRAAARACDIFNRLAVAEATIHKTQPEHVHFHEVGAIDSIADIVGACLALETLDIDELVCGPLPLGSGTVECEHGILPVPAPATAALLKGFAVTREETGVEMTTPTAAAIFTTLARSAAMPAMRVEAVGYGAGTREHGAVANLLRVFVGRRDADGQVDSLTELAANIDDCSGQIIGATLEKLIAAGCHDAWAAPITMKKSRPAWMLCVLCSDDDVPRMEAILFSETTTLGIRRRPCRRRKLLRRHETVETPYGPIRVKIGSSETGDLTCQPEFADCRTAADAHHVSLREVIQAAVIAQRGKQL
- a CDS encoding DUF5684 domain-containing protein; amino-acid sequence: MEYEGSVQTGGGVMGMLCVCFMWLLYLAVAAVVVIGMWKAFVKAKKPGWAAIIPIYNIIVILEMVGRPVWWVVLFLVPCVNIVMSFIVMIDVAKSFAQSAGFGVGLALLGPIFWPILGFGKAQYVGPAVPPTAPPAV
- a CDS encoding DUF2752 domain-containing protein is translated as MKLAWVPARRVAPHNKAAVVVVAVWGVLLLALEPVGRFFQIDTTICLLRRLTGLPCPACGGTRCFLCLLQGDILAAVAYNPLAAVACALAAAVLGMRLIMRRQVQVQLRPRERLAAVLVLVAAVLANWAYLIYCH